From a region of the Actinopolymorpha singaporensis genome:
- a CDS encoding RNA polymerase sigma factor: protein MVAQSRTEVKNSTEAGPESSPDSSAEAGSEAATGTNSDTGQPPPEEGFVLAEGDDADEPEQQVLVAGATADPVKDYLKLIGRVSLLNAEQEVELAKRIEAGLFAEEKLGGEAGAPPEDLGAEYEWLAEDGRQAKNHLLEANLRLVVSLAKRYTGRGMGFLDLIQEGNLGLIRAVEKFDYSKGYKFSTYATWWIRQAITRAMADQARTIRIPVHMVEVINKLARVQRQMLQDLGRAATPEELAKELDMTPEKVVEVQKYGREPISLHTPLGDDGGSEFGDLIEDSEAVVPADAVAFRLLQEQVYSVLETLSEREAGVVSLRFGLGDGQPKTLDEIGKVYGVTRERIRQIESKTMSKLRHPSRSQVLRDYLDLT from the coding sequence GTGGTCGCGCAGAGCAGGACCGAGGTCAAGAACAGCACCGAGGCCGGCCCCGAGAGCAGCCCGGACAGCAGCGCCGAGGCCGGCTCCGAGGCGGCCACCGGGACCAACAGCGACACCGGGCAGCCGCCACCGGAGGAGGGGTTCGTCCTCGCCGAGGGTGACGACGCCGACGAGCCCGAGCAGCAGGTGCTGGTCGCCGGTGCCACGGCCGACCCGGTGAAGGACTACCTCAAGCTGATCGGCCGGGTTTCCCTGCTGAACGCCGAGCAGGAGGTCGAGCTGGCGAAGCGGATCGAGGCCGGCCTGTTCGCCGAGGAGAAGCTCGGCGGTGAGGCCGGGGCTCCTCCCGAGGACCTGGGTGCGGAGTACGAATGGCTGGCCGAGGACGGCCGCCAGGCGAAGAACCACCTGCTGGAGGCCAACCTCCGCCTCGTGGTGTCGCTGGCCAAGCGCTACACCGGCCGCGGCATGGGGTTCCTGGACCTGATCCAGGAGGGCAACCTCGGGTTGATCCGGGCGGTGGAGAAGTTCGACTACTCCAAGGGCTACAAGTTCTCCACGTACGCCACGTGGTGGATCCGGCAGGCGATCACGCGTGCGATGGCCGACCAGGCCCGTACCATCCGCATCCCGGTGCACATGGTCGAGGTGATCAACAAGCTCGCCCGGGTTCAGCGGCAGATGTTGCAGGACCTCGGCCGGGCGGCGACTCCGGAGGAGCTGGCCAAGGAACTCGACATGACCCCGGAGAAGGTCGTCGAGGTCCAGAAGTACGGCCGGGAGCCGATCTCTCTGCACACCCCGCTGGGTGACGACGGAGGGTCGGAGTTCGGTGACCTGATCGAGGACTCCGAGGCCGTGGTGCCGGCCGACGCGGTGGCGTTCCGGCTTTTGCAGGAGCAGGTCTACTCAGTCCTCGAGACCCTGTCCGAACGCGAGGCGGGCGTGGTGTCCCTGCGATTCGGCCTGGGCGACGGCCAGCCGAAGACGCTGGACGAGATCGGCAAGGTCTACGGCGTGACCCGGGAGCGGATCCGCCAGATCGAGTCCAAGACGATGTCCAAGCTGCGGCACCCGTCGCGCTCACAGGTGCTGCGCGACTACCTCGACCTCACGTAA
- a CDS encoding RNA polymerase sigma factor: protein MSSRTSRNAQLLDSPEVQRLVDQGRERGHVTAEEVRGACEEVGIDKTQWAHLLRYLGEEGVTVSVDSTTQTTRKRVAAAASRRAAAVTQSAAAPAKPAAPAHKTRKVKEAPATPPAAPKVAPVGDVSQPAEQPAAVAEPTEAELPAEVPVEAEATAVAAKPAAKRAGARTAKKAAGAKGKKAASGKTGADGESAGSEAEADLEVEFNAELEEEGFVLSEGDDADEPEQQVLVAGATADPVKDYLKQIGKVPLLNAEQEVELAKRIEAGLFAEEKLSGETGAPPAELVTEFEWIAEDGHKAKNHLLEANLRLVVSLAKRYTGRGMLFLDLIQEGNLGLIRAVEKFDYTKGYKFSTYATWWIRQAITRAMADQARTIRIPVHMVEVINKLARVQRQMLQDLGREPTPEELAKELDMTPEKVVEVQKYGREPISLHTPLGEDGDSEFGDLIEDSEAIVPADAVSFTLLQEQLHAVLDTLSEREAGVVSMRFGLTDGQPKTLDEIGKVYGVTRERIRQIESKTMSKLRHPSRSQVLRDYLD, encoded by the coding sequence GTGTCGTCCCGCACGTCCCGGAATGCCCAGCTTCTTGACAGCCCGGAAGTCCAGCGGCTCGTCGACCAAGGTCGCGAGCGTGGGCACGTCACCGCCGAGGAGGTGCGCGGCGCTTGTGAGGAAGTCGGGATCGACAAGACCCAATGGGCTCACCTGCTGCGGTACCTCGGTGAGGAAGGTGTGACCGTGTCGGTCGACTCCACAACTCAGACGACCCGCAAGCGGGTGGCGGCAGCCGCCTCGCGCCGGGCCGCCGCTGTCACCCAGAGCGCCGCGGCTCCTGCCAAGCCGGCCGCTCCGGCCCACAAGACTCGCAAGGTCAAGGAAGCACCCGCAACGCCTCCGGCCGCCCCCAAGGTGGCCCCTGTGGGCGACGTGTCCCAGCCCGCCGAGCAGCCCGCCGCGGTGGCCGAGCCCACCGAGGCCGAACTCCCCGCCGAGGTTCCCGTCGAGGCCGAGGCCACCGCGGTGGCGGCCAAGCCCGCGGCGAAGCGCGCCGGCGCCAGGACGGCGAAGAAGGCCGCCGGGGCCAAGGGCAAGAAGGCCGCGTCCGGCAAGACAGGTGCCGATGGCGAGTCCGCCGGGAGCGAGGCCGAGGCCGACCTCGAGGTCGAGTTCAACGCCGAGCTGGAGGAGGAGGGGTTCGTCCTCTCCGAGGGTGACGACGCCGACGAGCCCGAGCAGCAGGTGCTGGTCGCCGGTGCCACGGCCGACCCGGTGAAGGACTACCTCAAGCAGATCGGCAAGGTCCCCCTGCTGAACGCCGAGCAGGAGGTCGAGCTGGCGAAGCGGATCGAGGCCGGCCTGTTCGCCGAGGAGAAGCTCAGTGGTGAGACCGGAGCGCCGCCCGCGGAGCTGGTGACCGAGTTCGAGTGGATCGCCGAGGACGGCCACAAGGCCAAGAACCACCTGCTGGAGGCCAACCTCCGCCTCGTGGTGTCGCTGGCCAAGCGCTACACCGGCCGCGGCATGCTCTTCCTCGACCTGATCCAGGAGGGCAACCTCGGCCTCATCCGGGCAGTGGAGAAGTTCGACTACACCAAGGGCTACAAGTTCTCCACGTACGCCACGTGGTGGATCCGGCAGGCGATCACCCGCGCGATGGCCGACCAGGCCCGCACCATCCGCATCCCGGTGCACATGGTCGAGGTGATCAACAAGCTCGCCCGGGTTCAGCGGCAGATGCTGCAGGACCTCGGCCGCGAGCCCACCCCCGAAGAGCTGGCCAAGGAACTCGACATGACCCCCGAGAAGGTCGTCGAGGTCCAGAAGTACGGCCGGGAGCCGATCTCCCTGCACACCCCGCTCGGCGAGGACGGCGACTCCGAGTTCGGTGACCTGATCGAGGACTCCGAGGCGATCGTTCCGGCCGACGCGGTCTCGTTCACACTCCTGCAGGAGCAGTTGCACGCCGTTCTGGACACGCTCAGCGAACGCGAAGCAGGCGTGGTCTCTATGCGGTTCGGGCTCACCGACGGCCAGCCGAAGACGCTGGACGAGATCGGCAAGGTCTACGGCGTGACCCGCGAGCGGATCCGCCAGATCGAGTCCAAGACGATGTCCAAGCTGCGGCACCCGTCACGTTCGCAGGTGCTCCGCGACTACCTCGACTGA
- a CDS encoding universal stress protein, whose translation MSAIVVGYVDKPEGRAALRRAATEAKLRQARLVVVNAQGARAQGTAEADEAVAGVRAELDAHGLGYEYRELGQGAEPADDLIAVADEVAADFIVIGLRRRSPVGKLILGSNAQRILLDASCPVLAVKADPDV comes from the coding sequence ATGTCGGCGATCGTCGTCGGATACGTCGACAAGCCGGAGGGCCGTGCCGCCCTCCGCCGTGCCGCCACCGAGGCCAAACTTCGCCAGGCCAGACTTGTCGTCGTCAACGCCCAGGGAGCCCGCGCCCAGGGCACTGCGGAGGCCGACGAGGCCGTGGCGGGTGTCCGGGCCGAGTTGGACGCGCACGGGCTGGGCTACGAATACCGCGAACTGGGCCAGGGCGCCGAGCCGGCCGACGACCTGATCGCGGTCGCCGACGAGGTGGCCGCCGACTTCATCGTGATCGGTCTCCGCAGGCGTTCGCCGGTGGGAAAGTTGATTCTGGGCAGCAATGCGCAGCGAATTCTTCTGGATGCCTCGTGCCCGGTGCTGGCAGTCAAGGCCGACCCCGACGTGTGA